The following are encoded together in the Coffea arabica cultivar ET-39 chromosome 1c, Coffea Arabica ET-39 HiFi, whole genome shotgun sequence genome:
- the LOC113688342 gene encoding probable caffeine synthase MTL2: protein MPGSFYGRPFPDNSMHFIHSSYSLHWLSQVPSGLVTEEGLPLNKGNIYIGKTSPKNVHDAYLDQFDRDFTNFLSARADELVFGEHLFVTLAPKIDDPVAYNVQDLLGMTMIDMVSEGRIEEKALDTFNLPHYRPSLEEVKAIIEKNRALKIRYLDTIQLRVIGAGAADCGKGYVFNTNTNAKYRARSLRATYEPIFQAHFGEGKSNQKKPAKYMKGRALPYVCERHANFERNKILDKELTMNKEHC, encoded by the exons ATGCCCGGCTCTTTTTATGGAAGACCTTTTCCTGACAACTCCATGCATTTTATACACTCTTCCTACAGCCTTCATTGGCTTTCTCAG GTCCCGAGTGGGTTGGTGACTGAGGAAGGGTTGCCACTGAACAAAGGCAATATTTACATAGGTAAAACAAGTCCAAAGAATGTCCATGATGCatatttggatcaatttgacAGAGATTTTACAAACTTCTTGAGTGCCCGTGCTGATGAATTGGTGTTTGGGGAACACTTATTTGTGACCTTGGCGCCAAAAATCGATGATCCCGTAGCATATAACGTTCAGGACTTACTTGGGATGACAATGATTGACATGGTTTCAGAG GGACGGATTGAGGAAAAAGCACTCGATACTTTCAACCTTCCACATTACCGGCCTTCTTTGGAGGAAGTAAAGGCCATCATTGAGAAAAATCGTGCTCTTAAGATAAGGTATCTGGATACCATTCAACTGCGAGTGATTGGTGCGGGGGCGGCAGATTGCGGGAAGGGCTACGTATTCAATACAAACACCAATGCCAAGTACAGGGCTAGGAGCTTGAGAGCTACTTATGAACCCATCTTTCAAGCTCACTTTGGAGAAG GCAAATCAAATCAGAAGAAACCTGCAAAATACATGAAGGGTCGAGCACTTCCATATGTGTGTGAAAGACATGCCAACTTTGAGAGAAACAAA ATATTGGATAAAGAGTTGACAATGAACAAAGAACACTGTTAG